The genome window AAAGTACATTCCAGTGCGAGCCAAACAGACCGGTTTTTTCGTCCGGGGCAAAATGGATGGTGGAAAAGCGCAGATTACCCGTGGATTCTACCTTATTGAATTCGCGCCAGCTGCGGCCGCTGTCTTCGGTACAGTAAATGAGCTGGGAGCTGCCGCTCATCCAGGCTTTGCCGGTAGGGGTGGCGTAGCAGGCATCAATCCAGCTACTCTTGCCGAAGGTGACTTTGCGCCAGGAGGCACCGTGGTTGTCGGACCAGTACACGAAATCCTGCTCCCCCTTATCCTGAATAAAGCCGGAAACCATCAGCACGTTTTCCGAAAAGTGAGTTACCCTTTCATAGGTTTGGCCTAGGCTAACAGCCCCGGTGGTAGCCCCCGTAATGGAGGCGTAGTTCCATACGGCTCCTACCTGCTTGGTGTAGTAGATATTGCCAGCTTTGGTAGCTATCCACACTTCTTCCGCCGGCGATACGCTTATTTCGGAAAACCCACCGACCACGGGCAACCGGGCCAAGTACTCGTCCTGGCCCACAACAGGAAAGGTAAAAAGGAGCAGAAGGAAGGAGAATAGAAGTTTGTGCATCATAGGATAATTGAGGGTATGGAAGGTAGCACCTGTGGTAGCGCAAGAACAACTACTAGGCGCTTTCATTGTGTAGCTCGGCCGCTAGGCAAGGCGCTACACCAGCGCACGGGTTTCAACTCATCATTTCAGGCAGCCACGTGCAGACAGTAGAATTAAACAACGGAGTGAAAATGCCCCTGTTGGGCTCTGGCGTGTTCCAAGTTCCTGACCCTATTGAGTGCGAAAACAGCGTAGGAGAAGCCATGAAAGCCGGCGACCGGCTTATAGATACGGCTGCTTCTTATCGGAACGAGGAGGCTGTGGGCCGGGTCATCCGGCGGAGCGGTGTGCCGCGCGAAGACCTGTTCATCACCACCAAATTGTGGGTAAAGACGCCAGCTACGAAGGGGCCAAACAGGCCTTTAAAACGTCCCTGCAGAAGCTCGGGCTGGAGTACCTCGACCTCTACCTGATTCACCAGCCATGCGGCGACGTGCACGGTGCGTGGCGCGCCATGGAAGAGTTGTACAACGCGGGCCGCATCAAAGCCATTGGTGTCAGCAACTTCGCTCCAACCGCCTCTGCAGCCCCGTAACATCAGCCAGCTGCCCGCTTACTCACGTAGTACCCGATGGGGTAGGGCTACTGCTCCTGGTGGGCCTGCCCACCGAGGCTACTTGGCTACAGGCCGAAACTGACCGTTGTTTTTACCCTACAGCACCTGCGCGGTGCCAAAGAACCGCTTATGCTGCACCTGGAACGCATTAAATGGGGACGCATCGCGCTGGCTTGGCTGTTGTTCGCTTTGTTCATGATGGGGCTTGTCTACGGCCAGGCCGTTAGCCGGGGCGCGGCAGTACACTGGCGGACGGTGGTGCTGGTGCCCTTGCTGCACAGCTTGCTCTGGGCCCTGCTTACGCCGGTAGTATTTGCCCTCGCCTCGCGGTTTGATTTGACGGCCGGCCGGCGCGGCTGGCTAACCAAATTCCTGGTGCACATTGGGGTAGGCATTGCGCTGACGCTCGGGTACCGGGCGGCATATGTGCTCTTGTTGCGGCTGCTGGCCGTGCCCGGCACGGAAGTAAGTTGGTCTGCCATAGTGGCTTCCCTCAACGTGTGGGTGCCCATGTATTGGATGCTGCTGCTGGCCGCCTATGCCCTGGAGTACTACGACCGGTACCGCAACCGCAGCCTTGAAGCCGCCCAACTGGAAACTCAACTGGTGCAGGCTCAGCTACAGGCACTTAAAATGCAGCTGAACCCGCATTTTCTTTTCAACGCGCTAAACGCCATTGCAGCCCTAACCGGCGACGATGCCAAGGCCGGGCAACGCATGATGGGCAAGTTGGGCCAATTTCTGCGCGTGGTGCTCGACCACTCAGATGCCCAGCAGGTTACGCTGGAGCAAGAGCTGCAGTTCACGGCGCTTTACCTGGAAATTGAGCAGATCCGCTTTAGCGACCGGCTTCGGCTTTGCTACGAGGTGGATGCACAGGCCCGGCCCGCACTAGTGCCCAGCCTGCTCTTGCAACCGTTGGTGGAAAATGCCGTTCGCCACGGCATTGCCCGCAATCCGGATGGCGGCACCGTCTGCCTGCGCGCGGCTCGCCAGGGCGACCGGCTGCAACTGGCCGTCTACGATGACGGACCGGGAGCCCCCGGTCCCGACGGAGCTTGGGGTATTGGCCTGCGCAACACGGAAGAACGCCTGCGTACCCTCTACGGTGCCCGCGCGGCCTTGCGCATCGATACCGCCCCGGCGCAAGGCTTCACCGTTTGGCTGGACCTACCCTTCAGCACTACTCCCTAACCTCGCCGCTTCTGCTTTGGAACCCATCCGTACCCTGCTTGTCGATGACGAACCCCTGGCCCGCCGGCGCTTGGCCCAGCTGCTGAGTGAAGCCCCCGACTTCACCATCAGCGGGGAGTGCCGCAATGGGGCCGAAGCCCTCGCCGCGCTGCAGCAGGGCCCGGCGGTGGACGTAGTGTTTCTGGACGTGCAAATGCCGGACTTAAGCGGCGTGCAGGTGCTGCGCCAGCTGGAAGGGGAGGGGCCCTGGCCGCTGGTGGTATTTGTAACGGCCTATGACCAGTACACCCTGCAGGCCTTCGAAACTCATGCCGTAGACTACCTGCTCAAACCCATTGATGAGGAGCGGTTTCAGGGCTGCCTGGCTCACCTGCGCCGCTTGCTGACTCAACGCCAAGCAGCGGCAGTAGCCCCCGCCGAGCAATTGCTGGTCAAGCAACCCGGCCACTATTATTTCGTGGCCGCCGAGCAGGTGCAGTATCTGGAAGCACGTGGCAACTACGTAACCGTGCACGCCGACGGGCGGCAGCACCAGCTACGCGCCACGCTCGCGCAGTTGGAAAGTCGGCTTGATCCGCAAGGATTTCTGCGGGTGCACCGCTCCGTGGTCGTCAACACGCGCTACCTCAAGGAGCTTCGCCCCTGGACTCGTGGCGAGTACCTGCTCACCCTGCTCGATGGCACCCACCTAACATCGTCGCGCGGGTACGCCGATAATATTCAGCGGTTCTTAAAGGGCTTCGCGCTATAAAGGGGAGTAGGCTTTTGCGCCTAGTGTACCATTCATCCCGCAAATAGTCCTACTCGTCCCTTGTCGAGCTACGTGCAGAACGAAAGTAGCGTAGGCAGGCTACGTCCGGGCCGACAGGCTACGGCCTCATTCTCGCCTTGCCGCTTCCTTTTTCTTATGCAGCCTACTACCTGTTACCAGGCAGATCAGGAATTCATCTTACGCCTGCGCCGCCGCGGCCTTATGTATTCCCTGCCAACAAGTTTAGAAGCGCCGGCGCTGGGTAGGGTGTAGCCTCAGCACATCGGGGTAGCTGACTAGGCCCGGCACCTGCGCCCGCACTACTCCGCACTTGACCCGCTCTACCTCGAGGGCTGCATCAGGAGGATGTTGCAGTTGCCATAAGCTACAGTCACGTTCCAAAGCTGCAGGGCTTAAAGCTACTCGCGAGCCGGCCGTGAGTGTCTACCCCAACTACCCGCTCGGTACGTCATCAGGCCACTTGCGGGCCCTTTCCTCTGCTTTACCTACTTCACTACTCATACCCATTCATGAAAAACCACTCTGCTTCACATCATCACGTTGCGTTGTTTTCCTGGCAGCTGACCAAGCGTTGGGGGCGCATTTTCGCCTGCTTGCTGCTGCTAGGAACAACCCTGCCTGCCTGCAACGACGACAACAACGAGGAGCCCGAGCCCGGCCTGATTCAGCCCGCCGGCAGCCCCAGCGTGCCCTTCAGCGAGAACATGGACGCGCAGATGCGCGCTGTCATCGAGCAGTTCGTAGCGTTTGGCACGCCGCCCTTGCCCACCCTCTCGCCTCGGCAGGCCCGCATGGCGCCCTCGGTTACGGACGCGGTAGAAACCCTGCTGCGCAAAAACAACCGCGAAGCCCGCGCCGCCGCCGTAACAACCACCCAGCGCCTGATTCCGGGCGCCTACACGCCCCAGTCGGCCCCGGATGGCATCTTGGTGCGCATCTACACGCCCACCAGCGGCAGCGGCCCGTTCCCGGTAGTGGTGTACTACCACGGCGGCGGCTGGGTGATTGGCTCACTAGACGTGTATGAGCCCTCCGCTAAAGCTCTGGCGGAAAAAGCCGGCGCCATTGTGGTGAACGTGGACTACCGCCTTTCACCCGAAGCCAAGTTCCCGGCGGCCCACGAAGACGCCTATGCGGCCTACAAATGGGCCCGCGACAATGCCGCTTCCTTCGGCGGCAACCCGGCCAAGGTAGCCGTAGCTGGCGAGTCGGCTGGGGGCAACATGGCCGTAGGAGTGAGTTTGCTGGCTAAGGAGCGCAGCCTGACGCTACCCACCCACATTCTGTCGGTATACCCCGTGGCCAACAACGACTTGAACACGGCTTCTTACAACCAATATGCTAACGCCCAGCCGCTGAACCGGCCGAATGTGCAGTACTTCACCATGAACTACTTCCGTACCATGGCCGACGGCGACAACCGGCTTATCTCCCTGGTAGACGTGGCCGATTTGCGCGGCTTGCCAGCAACCACCATCATTGCCGCCGAAATTGACCCGCTGCTCACCGAGGGCCAGCAGCTGCGCGACAAGCTCACGCAGGTGGGCGTGGCCACTCAGTACATGCTCTACAGCGGCACTACCCACGAATTCTTCGGCACCCACGACGTCGTGCCCAAGGCCATCGAAGCCCAGGACTTTGCGGCCTCCCGGCTGAAAGCGGCGTTTCAATAAGCTGATCCGTGGGTAAGGCCAAGCCATATAACCTGGGCTTACGGGTAGGTGAACTGTGCAGGCTTGGTATTCAGATCATTGCCTACACAGTCCACAACTTCAGCAACTTGCCCTGGCCTTTCACGGGGCCCCGACGACATGGCGCGGCCAGCATAAGCGCGGTGCATCTTAAGGGCGTCCAGCTATTGCAAAAAGAAGAGGTGCACTGAGGTAGTGCTCAAAGAAAAAGCCCGGTCAGCTACTGACCGGGCTTTTTCTTTATGATTCCGACTGCTTGAGCTACTCCTTTTCGGGCTGCATTTGCATGTTCATCATTGCGGCGAGCATGGAGTCAGGGAACAGGGCGCTGGAGGCGAAGTTCATTTTGGCTCCGAAGGTAGGTAGCACGCGGGCGTCGCCGTTGAGCAGGCCTTTGTAGCCGCCCTCGGCTACTTCCTGGGCCGTGGCTTTCTTGCTTTGGCCCACTTTGGTGTCCTCGGCATTGGCCACGCGGAAGAAGTCGGTTTCGGTGGCGGGCGGGCAAAGTACCGTCATGGTCACGTCGGACTTCATTTCCTTCAGCTCCTGTTGCAGAGCCTCCGAGAAACTGAGCACAAAGGCCTTGGTAGCGGCGTACACAGCTTGGCGCGGGTTGGGCAAAAACGACACCACGGAGCCCAGTTGCAGGATTTTGCCGGCGTTGCGGGTGGTCATCTCGCGCAGAAATAGCTTGGTAAGCGTCATCAACGCCAGCACGTTTACGTGCACAATGCCCATTTCCTTGTGCAAATCGGTTTCCACAAATAGGCCCGCTTCGCCAAAGCCCGCGTCGTTAACCAGCACATCTACCTGCAGGCCCTGGCGCTGGGTTTCCTCGAAAAGGTGCACCGGCCCCTCGTGGGTACTCAAGTCAGCGGGAATGACGAAGGTTTGCACGCCGGTAAACTCCTGCTGAATTTGCTGGGCAGCCTGCTCCAAGTCGCCGCCGGGGCGGGCCGAGAGGATAAGGCAGTAGCCGTCGCGGGCAAAGCAGCGGGCGAGTTCAAAGCCGATGCCGCTGGAGGCTCCGGTAATCAGCACAGTTTGGGAGGTAGGCATAATGCGAAAAAAAGGTGAGGAAGGTGAAGTAACTAGCTGGGTAACCCCGTTGCTGCGGAGTTAGGATGCGTTCAGAAAGGGAGGGGCGAGGTAGCAAGGCTACTCGGCGTCCTTCAAGGATTGCATGTCAATGACGTAGCGGAAGCGCACTTCCTTGTCCAGCATCTTGTCGTAGGCGTCGTTGATGTCCTGCATACGGATCATCTCTACCTCGGGCAGGATCTGGTGTTTAGCGCAAAACTCCAGCACTTCCTGCGTTTCGGCAATGCCGCCGATAACAGAACCAGCCACCGAGCGGCGGTGCATGGCTATTTCTTGGTTGTCTAGTGGCGCCTTGTAGGGTCCAATGAGGCCCACCGTGGTAATGACGCCGTTGCGCTTGGCCAGCTTCACGTAGTCGTTGACCTCGAAGGCGTCGGGGATGGTGATGAGGATGAAGTCGAACTGCAACTCGTAGGCTTCCATCGCCTTCTTGTCGGTGGAAACCAGGACCTGATGGGCACCTAGTTTTTCGGCGTCGGGTTGCTTATCGGCGTCGCGGGTAATGGCCGTAACGGTGGCACCCAGGGCCCGGGCCAGCTGCACGGCCATGTGGCCCAGCCCACCGATGCCCACCACTGCCACGCTACTACCGGGGCCAACCTGCCAGTACTTGAGGGGCGAGTAGGTGGTGATGCCGGCGCACAAGATGGGCGCGGCGGCTTTGATATCCAGCGCCTCAGGAATGCGCAGCACAAAGGATTCCTTCACCACGATGTTGGTGGAGTAGCCCCCAAACGTATTGAAGTCCTTGTTCTGGGGTTTCATGTAGCCGTTGTAGGTAGCCGTCCAGCTCACGGGGCCTTCGCAGTAGTTTTCCTCGCCCTCTTGGCAGGCGCTGCACGCGCCGCAGGAGTCAATCATGCAGCCCACGCCCACCACGTCGCCGGCCTTGAACTTGGTTACGGCGCTGCCTACCCCAATCACGCGGCCGATAATCTCATGGCCCGGCACGCAGGGATAAATGGTATTGTGCCAGTCGTTTTTGACCTGGTGCAGATCGGAGTGGCACACCCCGCAGTAGAGAATATCGATGTGTACCTCATCGGCCTGAGGCGGCGTGCGCTCAATTTCCATGGGCTTCAGGCCATTAAAAATAGAGCCAGTTGCGCCGTACGCTTTCGTGGGGAGGGCTTGCATAGAAGTGGTAGGTATACGTAGGTGAAAAGGTGAAAAAAGCAGGGTTGGGTAGTAGCTAACTGGCCTAGCCTCAGGGCGCAGGGAAGCAGTGGGCTAGGTTGGCGTTGTGAGCCTAAGCAGGCGGTTTATCTATACCCGCTGGAACGTTGCTTGGTTGACCTACCCGGTGGCTTTGCCAAAAAGTTATGCGGGTAGTGGCTCGCTTTTATTGCCTTGAATAGCTGGCTGTTGCACGCTGCCAGACGTCGCTGCTGCTGTGCCTGGCAGTAGCACCCTACCGCAGAATCATTAGGGTTGGCTAGGCAACATAACCGGTGGTAGCTGTGGGCAGAATCAGGAAAGCAAACCCGGGCTTCCGTTGGGTAGGGCCACCCGCCGTGGGGTAGGGCCTGATGACAAGCACCAGATTACTCGCTGCACCGTCTTACAGCTAGTAAAAAGCGTATTTACCGGGTGGCTGCGCCAGCAAAAAACGGAACTCAAGAGGCGAAAAGAGGTGTTGCGCGCGCGCGTGGCTGCAGACTGAGCAACTGAGCAATACAATTGTAGTAAGCGTGCGGGATAATGGCTTGGGGCTCAGTGAAGGCCAGCAGCAACGCTTATTTGGTGTGTTCCAGCGCCTGCACACGCATGTGGAGGGCATGGGGGTAGGCTTGTACATGATTAAGCGGTTGATTGAAAACGCCGGCGCATCCATTGCCGTGACCAGCGCGCCGGACGTGGGCTCCACCTTCACCGTGACGTTTCCGGTGTAGTAACCACTTGTCCGTTAGGCTAGGGCAGGGGTCGTAACACGCGGCATTGAATCTGGGAGCAGACTAATATGCGTATGTTAGGAACCCACTACCTCCCCTCATGCCTCGCCATCCTCGCAAACCACCGCCGGTACTAGACGCTTCAACCCTTGGCTGGCTGCTGCTGGGCTTGGGTACGCTGCTGCTCGGCGCATTAGTCTGGCGCTTTGGCTGGTAGCTGCAGGCCTGCTTTCAAAATAACCCGAAGCCCCCACGCACACGGGGCTTTAAATTGGGTTCAGCAAAGTGCGCGGCGTAAGACTCGCTTGTGCGCGTGCGGCCCGAGACTGTACTATTCGTTCCTGAGAGTAGTACCGAATAAGGGCAGGTAGGGCCGCCAGCCGCGGGTGCCGGCAGCGGCAGAAGTGGCTGGCCAGTGCCGGCAAGCTCCGAGAGGAAGACGAGGGTAAATGCAGTAAGGATTGTTCACGGAATATCTTGAACTTTAGCCTGCCGAGCCGCTAAGTAGAGGCCCGATGCAGCCCGTTGCCCATGCGTATTCCTGCCCCCGCGGCGTCTTTCCTTGCGCGTTTTGTCGTTTTCGTTGGCCTAGCGCTGGGAAGCGTAGCCTGCGCCCGCAAAGCGCCGCCTCCCAAGTATGTAATCGGCTTTTCGCAGTGCACCAACGGCGACGCGTGGCGGCAGGCGATGCTGGCCGGCATGAAAAAGGAGCTGAGCTTCTACCCTGAGGTGGATTTTCGCCTCAAGGATGCCAAGTATAACAGCGCCTTGCAGGAGCAGCAAATACGGGAGTTGCTTCAGGAAGGCATTGACCTGCTGATTGTTTCGGCCAACGAAACCGAGCCAATAACTCCCATTGTAGAAGAGGTTTACAACCGGGGCATCCCAGTCGTTATCCTCGACCGGCGGACTACCTCCAAGCTATATACGGCCTTTGTGGGCGGCAACAACGTGGAGGTGGGCCACACCGCCGGCAACTACGTAGCCAACCTGCTGGGGCAACGGGGGCAGGTGTTGGAAGTGCTGGGTGCTCCAGGCTCCTCGCCGGCTACCGACCGCCACCAAGGCTTTGCGCAAGCCCTGGCCGCCTACCCCGGCCTGCGGCTGGTAGCGCAGGTTAACAGCAACTGGGAGCGTCCTTCGGTGCTGGCGCGGCTACCCGCCATGTTGCGCGCCCATCCCGAGGTTGACCTCATCTTCGCCCACAACGACCGGCTGGCCCTGGGCGCCTACCAGGTGTGCAAGCAGCTGGGGCTCGATCGGGAGGTGAAGATTGTGGGCGTGGACGGGCTGCCCGGCCCGCGCGGTGGTATTGAGCTGGTGCAAGACGGCATTATCAAGGCCACCTTGCTGTACTCGCCCGGCGGGGAGGAGGCCATTCGCACGGCAATGCGCATTCTGCGCCGCACGCCCTTCAACAAGGAAAACATACTCAGTACCATGGTCATCGACTCGACCAACGTATTGACCATGAAGCTGCAAACTGAAAAGCTGGCTAGTCAGCAGCAAGACATTCAGCGCCAGCAGCAACTCCTGCACCAGCAGCGTGCTACCTATGCCAGCCAGCAAACGGTGCTGTACGTGCTAGCTGCCGCTCTGCTAGGGGCGGCACTGCTAGGGCTGCTGGTGTGGCGGGCCTTCCGGGCCAACCGCCGCATTAATCGGCAGCTGGAGGAGCAAAACCAGGAAATTCTCTCCCAACGCAACCAGATTCAGGCCTTCGCTGAGCAGGCCCGCATTGAAACCGAAGCCAAGCTGCGCTTCTTTACCAACTTTTCCCATGAGCTGCGCACCCCGCTCACACTTATTCTCGGGCCGGTGGAGGAGATGCTCACCAGCGGCCCCGCATTACTCCCGGCCCAGCGCCACGACTTGGGCCTGATCCGGCGTAACGCCCAGCGCCTGCTGCAACTGGTAAACCAGCTCATGGATTTCCGCAAGATTGACGTGGGCAAGATGCCGGTGCGCGCCACCGAGGGCAACCTGGTGGCCTTCGTTCGCGAAATCATGGACGTGTTCGAGCGGCCCGCCCGGCAGCGCGGCATCAGTCTGCGCTTCCTGCCCGCCGAGCCTACCCTCCCGGTCTGGTTTGACGTGAACATTCTGGACAAGGTGTTTTTTAATCTGCTCAGCAACGCGCTAAAGTTCACGCCCGACCGGGGCCAAATTACCGTCAGTATCCAGCCCCTGCTGCCGGAACGCATGGTGCGGGTAAGCGTGGAGGACACCGGCACGGGCATTTCGGAGGCCGACAAAGCACACATTTTCGAGTGGTTTTACCAGGGGCAGCAGTCCGCGGCGCGGGGCTCCGGCATGGGGCTGGCCCTGGCCTTGGGCCTCACCCGTTTGCACCAGGGCCAGCTTACGTTCATCAGCCAACCGGGCCGGGGTAGCACCTTCGTCGTGACCTTGCCACTGGAGCTACCCGCCGAGCTGCGTTCCGGAATCAGCCCCACTCAAGTACCGGCCGCCTTCCTCCTCGATGAAGATATTGCTACCCCAGCTTCGGCTACCGATGCGGGAGTAGGACCAGCGGCGGCGGGTGCTGGCGGCGAAGCGCTGGTGCTGGTGATTGAGGACAACCCCGAAGTCAATGCCTTCCTGGCCCAGAAGCTACGGCCTCACTTCCAAGTCAGCACCGCCACCGACGGAGCTGCTGGCCTGCGCCTGGCCGCCGAAACCATTCCGGACCTGATTGTGTGCGACGTGATGCTACCTGAGCTGAGTGGGCTGGAAGTGGTGGCCCAACTCAAGGCCGACTGGCGCACTTCCCACATTCCGGTGGTGCTGCTCACGGCCCGCAACGCCCCGGAGCAGCAGGTGGAGGGCGTACAGGCCGGCGCCGACCTCTACCTCACCAAGCCCTTCAATCCGGCCTTTCTACTCGAAAGTCTGCGCACCTTGCTTCGTAACCGCGACAAGCAGCGGGAGCATTTCCGCCGGGAGCTGTCGGTGAATACGGCCACGGTGGCCCCGCAGCGGGTGGATCAGAAGTTCCTGGCCGACCTCACGGCCATTGTGGAGGCCAACCTCAGCCGCTCGGAGCTGAGCGTAGAAGACGTGGCTCGCAGCCTAGGCATTTCGCGGGTGCAGCTCTACCGCAAAGTGAAGGCTGTGCTCGGCACCGGCGTTACTGATTTCATCCAGGGCATCCGCCTGACCAAGGCCCGTCAGCTCCTACTCGACGACGACCTGACCATTGCCGAAGTGGCCTACCAGCTGGGCTTCTCGTCGCCGTCTTATTTCTCTACCTCCTTCAAGGCCCGCTACCAGGTGTCGCCCTCCGAGTTCCGGGTCCTGCACACCGCGGCAGGGTAAGAGTTTATGATTCGTGTAGAGACGCACCACGTGGCTCCGCCGGCCTGCAGTTCGCGTCTCAGTGTCAGAACAACGGTTATAGAACTAGGAACTGTTAACAGGTAGCTCAAAGGCCGTCATGCAGAGCGCAGCGAAGCATCTCGCGTGGTGTCGTTGCCAAACTATATGTCATGCTTGCTCTGGCGTCCGCTTGTCGAAGCATCTCTACCGCTTCGTTGCGTTACTACCTAACATCAGCACGCGAGATGCTTCGCTGCGCTCTGCATGACGGCCTTGTATAATTCACAAGCTGTAACTGTTCAACCGCAGCAGCGAGGAGGACGCAAACCGCAGGTCGGCGGCCACGTGGCGCGTCTCTACAGGCCGTGTGCCCTTACTCCGGAACCACTCTGAGTACGCACGCACTCAGCGCCGGGCTGACTCCTGCCAACGGGGGCCAGCCCGGCGCTTTTACTTTCGTGCCACTGCGCGAAAAAAGGCATGTATCAAATTTGAAAATCAGGTATCAGAAATGATAATGGCGGCGCATGTGGCGGTTGTGGTTATGATGTAAGAAGTTGATTTATAATTATTTAGATAAAAAGTCGTGTTTGATTCAAATCTGCAAGAGATTGGATGAATTGAGCAAGGCTGGGCTGGGCGGTTGCGGGATATTTGGGTCATTACTCGGCGCTGCAACGGCAGGCCGATTGGGTTACAGTACCGCCGCCCTGCTACCCCAAGTTGTAGCTGCCAAACGAAGGGCGGAAGCTGGCGGCGGGGCTTTCCCGGTGCGTGCTACCTCGCCCATTCTGGGGTGGTGCGTTGGGCCGGCTCCCAGGCCGGATTTGCGCTTGACTATCCTTCCATCCATTCCAATTCCCACATGAGACACACTGTACCCTCGCTGCGTGGGGCCGCTGGGCTGACGCTGCTTTCCGCCCTGCCGCTGGCCGCTGCGGTGCCGGCCCCGGCTGCTCCCGCGGGGCACCTGCGCACCCTCACTGAAGCCCCCGCCGACGTGCCCGTAACCGGCCGCATCCTCGATGAAAAAGGCGCCGGGATGCCCGGCGTAACGGTGGTAGTAAAAGGCACCGCCCTGGGCACCACCACCGACAACGACGGCAACTTCTCCCTGGCCGTGCCCGACAATGCCACCACGCTGCTGTTCTCCTTCGTGGGCTATAAGTCGCAGGAAGTGGCGCTGGCGGGCCGCACCACGTTCACAGTGACCTTGGCCCCCGATGCGGCGGCCCTGGACGAGGTAGTGGTAACCGGCTACCAAACCCAGCGCAAGGCCGACCTGACCGGGGCCGTGGCGGTAGTAAAGCCCGAGGAAATCCGCGACATGGCCTCCAACGACGTGACCCGCAACCTCCAGGGCCGCGTGCCGGGCGTGCAGATTACCACCGATGGGGCCCCGGGCAGCGCCGCTACCGTGCGCATCCGGGGCTACGGCACCCTGCTTTCCGGCAACAACGACCCGCTCTACGTCATCGACGGGGTGCCCACCAAGGA of Hymenobacter sublimis contains these proteins:
- a CDS encoding sensor histidine kinase, with the protein product MLHLERIKWGRIALAWLLFALFMMGLVYGQAVSRGAAVHWRTVVLVPLLHSLLWALLTPVVFALASRFDLTAGRRGWLTKFLVHIGVGIALTLGYRAAYVLLLRLLAVPGTEVSWSAIVASLNVWVPMYWMLLLAAYALEYYDRYRNRSLEAAQLETQLVQAQLQALKMQLNPHFLFNALNAIAALTGDDAKAGQRMMGKLGQFLRVVLDHSDAQQVTLEQELQFTALYLEIEQIRFSDRLRLCYEVDAQARPALVPSLLLQPLVENAVRHGIARNPDGGTVCLRAARQGDRLQLAVYDDGPGAPGPDGAWGIGLRNTEERLRTLYGARAALRIDTAPAQGFTVWLDLPFSTTP
- a CDS encoding LytR/AlgR family response regulator transcription factor — encoded protein: MEPIRTLLVDDEPLARRRLAQLLSEAPDFTISGECRNGAEALAALQQGPAVDVVFLDVQMPDLSGVQVLRQLEGEGPWPLVVFVTAYDQYTLQAFETHAVDYLLKPIDEERFQGCLAHLRRLLTQRQAAAVAPAEQLLVKQPGHYYFVAAEQVQYLEARGNYVTVHADGRQHQLRATLAQLESRLDPQGFLRVHRSVVVNTRYLKELRPWTRGEYLLTLLDGTHLTSSRGYADNIQRFLKGFAL
- a CDS encoding alpha/beta hydrolase, encoding MKNHSASHHHVALFSWQLTKRWGRIFACLLLLGTTLPACNDDNNEEPEPGLIQPAGSPSVPFSENMDAQMRAVIEQFVAFGTPPLPTLSPRQARMAPSVTDAVETLLRKNNREARAAAVTTTQRLIPGAYTPQSAPDGILVRIYTPTSGSGPFPVVVYYHGGGWVIGSLDVYEPSAKALAEKAGAIVVNVDYRLSPEAKFPAAHEDAYAAYKWARDNAASFGGNPAKVAVAGESAGGNMAVGVSLLAKERSLTLPTHILSVYPVANNDLNTASYNQYANAQPLNRPNVQYFTMNYFRTMADGDNRLISLVDVADLRGLPATTIIAAEIDPLLTEGQQLRDKLTQVGVATQYMLYSGTTHEFFGTHDVVPKAIEAQDFAASRLKAAFQ
- a CDS encoding SDR family NAD(P)-dependent oxidoreductase; its protein translation is MPTSQTVLITGASSGIGFELARCFARDGYCLILSARPGGDLEQAAQQIQQEFTGVQTFVIPADLSTHEGPVHLFEETQRQGLQVDVLVNDAGFGEAGLFVETDLHKEMGIVHVNVLALMTLTKLFLREMTTRNAGKILQLGSVVSFLPNPRQAVYAATKAFVLSFSEALQQELKEMKSDVTMTVLCPPATETDFFRVANAEDTKVGQSKKATAQEVAEGGYKGLLNGDARVLPTFGAKMNFASSALFPDSMLAAMMNMQMQPEKE
- a CDS encoding NAD(P)-dependent alcohol dehydrogenase, with amino-acid sequence MQALPTKAYGATGSIFNGLKPMEIERTPPQADEVHIDILYCGVCHSDLHQVKNDWHNTIYPCVPGHEIIGRVIGVGSAVTKFKAGDVVGVGCMIDSCGACSACQEGEENYCEGPVSWTATYNGYMKPQNKDFNTFGGYSTNIVVKESFVLRIPEALDIKAAAPILCAGITTYSPLKYWQVGPGSSVAVVGIGGLGHMAVQLARALGATVTAITRDADKQPDAEKLGAHQVLVSTDKKAMEAYELQFDFILITIPDAFEVNDYVKLAKRNGVITTVGLIGPYKAPLDNQEIAMHRRSVAGSVIGGIAETQEVLEFCAKHQILPEVEMIRMQDINDAYDKMLDKEVRFRYVIDMQSLKDAE
- a CDS encoding ATP-binding protein, with the protein product MQTEQLSNTIVVSVRDNGLGLSEGQQQRLFGVFQRLHTHVEGMGVGLYMIKRLIENAGASIAVTSAPDVGSTFTVTFPV
- a CDS encoding substrate-binding domain-containing protein, with amino-acid sequence MRIPAPAASFLARFVVFVGLALGSVACARKAPPPKYVIGFSQCTNGDAWRQAMLAGMKKELSFYPEVDFRLKDAKYNSALQEQQIRELLQEGIDLLIVSANETEPITPIVEEVYNRGIPVVILDRRTTSKLYTAFVGGNNVEVGHTAGNYVANLLGQRGQVLEVLGAPGSSPATDRHQGFAQALAAYPGLRLVAQVNSNWERPSVLARLPAMLRAHPEVDLIFAHNDRLALGAYQVCKQLGLDREVKIVGVDGLPGPRGGIELVQDGIIKATLLYSPGGEEAIRTAMRILRRTPFNKENILSTMVIDSTNVLTMKLQTEKLASQQQDIQRQQQLLHQQRATYASQQTVLYVLAAALLGAALLGLLVWRAFRANRRINRQLEEQNQEILSQRNQIQAFAEQARIETEAKLRFFTNFSHELRTPLTLILGPVEEMLTSGPALLPAQRHDLGLIRRNAQRLLQLVNQLMDFRKIDVGKMPVRATEGNLVAFVREIMDVFERPARQRGISLRFLPAEPTLPVWFDVNILDKVFFNLLSNALKFTPDRGQITVSIQPLLPERMVRVSVEDTGTGISEADKAHIFEWFYQGQQSAARGSGMGLALALGLTRLHQGQLTFISQPGRGSTFVVTLPLELPAELRSGISPTQVPAAFLLDEDIATPASATDAGVGPAAAGAGGEALVLVIEDNPEVNAFLAQKLRPHFQVSTATDGAAGLRLAAETIPDLIVCDVMLPELSGLEVVAQLKADWRTSHIPVVLLTARNAPEQQVEGVQAGADLYLTKPFNPAFLLESLRTLLRNRDKQREHFRRELSVNTATVAPQRVDQKFLADLTAIVEANLSRSELSVEDVARSLGISRVQLYRKVKAVLGTGVTDFIQGIRLTKARQLLLDDDLTIAEVAYQLGFSSPSYFSTSFKARYQVSPSEFRVLHTAAG